Proteins from one Mycobacterium adipatum genomic window:
- a CDS encoding thymidylate synthase, which yields MPIATPYEDLLRLVMAEGTPKADRTGTGTRSLFGHQLRYDLSAGFPLITTKKVHTKSIVYELLWFLRGDSNVRWLQERGVTIWDEWASETGDLGPVYGVQWRSWPTPSGEHIDQISASLELLKRDPDSRRNIVSAWNVGEIPQMALPPCHAFFQFYVADSKLSCQLYQRSADLFLGVPFNIASYALLTHMMAAQTGLQVGEFIWTGGDCHIYDNHVEQVSLQLSRDPRPYPELVLAPRDSIFDYTYEDIAIVNYDPHPGIKAPVAV from the coding sequence GTGCCGATCGCGACCCCGTACGAAGATCTGCTGCGCCTGGTCATGGCCGAGGGAACACCGAAGGCCGATCGCACCGGCACCGGCACCCGCAGCCTGTTCGGTCACCAACTGCGATACGACCTGAGCGCCGGTTTTCCGCTGATCACCACCAAGAAGGTGCACACCAAGTCGATCGTCTACGAATTGCTGTGGTTCCTGCGGGGGGACTCCAACGTGCGGTGGCTGCAGGAGCGTGGTGTCACCATCTGGGACGAATGGGCCTCCGAGACAGGCGATCTGGGCCCGGTGTACGGCGTGCAGTGGCGGTCTTGGCCGACGCCGTCGGGTGAGCACATCGACCAGATCAGTGCGTCTCTGGAGCTGTTGAAGCGCGATCCCGACAGTCGCCGCAACATCGTCTCGGCCTGGAACGTCGGTGAGATCCCGCAGATGGCATTGCCACCGTGCCATGCGTTCTTCCAGTTCTACGTCGCCGACTCCAAGCTGTCCTGCCAGCTGTATCAGCGCAGCGCGGACCTGTTTCTGGGGGTGCCCTTCAACATCGCCAGCTACGCGCTGCTGACCCACATGATGGCCGCGCAGACAGGCCTGCAGGTGGGCGAGTTCATCTGGACCGGCGGCGACTGCCACATCTACGACAACCATGTCGAGCAGGTGTCCTTGCAGCTGTCCCGCGATCCGCGGCCCTACCCCGAACTTGTCCTGGCACCCAGGGATTCGATCTTCGACTACACCTACGAGGACATCGCCATCGTCAACTACGACCCGCACCCGGGGATCAAGGCCCCGGTGGCGGTGTGA
- a CDS encoding dihydrofolate reductase — MTYRLIWAQSTSGVIGRDNGIPWRLPEDQAHFKELTLGQTVVMGRLTWESLPASVRPLPGRRNIVVSRNGGYTAQGAEVVTELPESGDLWVIGGAQLYGLALPLAERCEITEIDIDLHRDDGDAMAPVLDESWVGTEGDWLTSGSGLRYRFSSYVRT, encoded by the coding sequence GTGACCTACCGGCTCATCTGGGCGCAGTCGACCTCCGGTGTGATCGGCCGCGACAACGGCATTCCGTGGCGCCTGCCGGAGGACCAGGCCCACTTCAAGGAGCTCACCCTGGGCCAGACCGTGGTGATGGGTCGGCTGACCTGGGAGTCACTGCCGGCCTCGGTGCGCCCACTGCCCGGACGTCGCAATATCGTCGTCTCGCGCAACGGCGGGTACACCGCGCAGGGCGCCGAGGTGGTCACCGAGTTGCCCGAATCCGGCGACCTCTGGGTGATCGGCGGCGCCCAGCTCTACGGCCTGGCGCTCCCGCTGGCCGAACGCTGCGAGATCACCGAGATCGACATCGACCTGCACCGCGACGACGGGGACGCGATGGCGCCGGTCCTCGACGAGTCCTGGGTCGGCACCGAAGGGGACTGGCTGACCAGCGGCTCGGGGCTGCGGTACCGGTTCAGCAGCTACGTGCGGACCTGA
- a CDS encoding nucleoside deaminase — protein sequence MSLPRRLLDVIDLDVLPLTEAGVAAGNKVFGAAILRKSDLSVVIAGTNAETVNPLWHGEVHTLTQFYELPEHPPTADLLFLSTHEPCTMCMSAITWAGFDNFYYFFSHEDSRDSFAIPHDLRILREVFGLEPGGYRRSNAFWTAYSIPALVDAEDDPQLRAQQARITERYATLSQRYQDSKGDNDIPLS from the coding sequence ATGAGTCTGCCGCGCCGTCTGCTCGATGTCATCGACCTCGACGTTCTCCCGTTGACCGAGGCCGGCGTGGCCGCCGGTAACAAGGTGTTCGGCGCGGCGATCCTGCGAAAATCCGACCTGTCGGTGGTGATCGCCGGGACCAATGCCGAGACCGTCAATCCGTTGTGGCATGGCGAGGTGCACACCCTCACACAGTTCTACGAGCTTCCCGAGCATCCGCCGACCGCGGATCTGCTGTTCCTGTCCACCCATGAGCCGTGCACCATGTGCATGTCGGCGATCACCTGGGCCGGGTTCGACAATTTCTACTACTTCTTCAGCCACGAGGATTCCCGGGACAGCTTCGCCATCCCGCACGATCTGCGCATCCTGCGCGAGGTGTTCGGGCTGGAGCCCGGTGGCTACCGCCGCAGCAATGCGTTCTGGACGGCGTACTCGATTCCCGCCCTGGTCGATGCCGAGGACGATCCGCAATTGCGCGCCCAGCAGGCACGGATCACCGAGCGGTATGCGACGCTGTCGCAGCGGTACCAGGACAGCAAGGGCGACAACGACATTCCGTTGAGCTGA
- the dapA gene encoding 4-hydroxy-tetrahydrodipicolinate synthase → MTTSGIDVSARLGSVLTAMVTPFGPDGSVDLATAKKVANHLVDTGCDGLVISGTTGESPTTTDDEKIALLEAVLEAVGDRARIIAGAGTYDTAHSVHLAKASAAAGAHGLLVVTPYYSRPSQRGLIAHFTAVADATDLPVVLYDIPPRSIIPIDWDTLRTLAAHPNIVAVKDAKGDLHGAGQLMAETGIAYYSGDDALNLPWLVMGAVGFISVWGHVAAGQLREMLSAFHSGDIATARKINTTLGPLNYAQNRLGGVTMSKEGLRLLGIDAGEPRLPQVPATPSEIEELAADMRSAGVL, encoded by the coding sequence GTGACCACCAGTGGAATCGACGTGAGCGCGCGCTTGGGCAGCGTGCTGACTGCCATGGTGACGCCGTTCGGCCCGGACGGCTCGGTTGATCTGGCCACCGCCAAGAAGGTAGCGAACCACCTGGTCGACACGGGTTGCGACGGTCTGGTGATCTCCGGGACTACCGGGGAGTCGCCGACGACCACCGACGACGAGAAGATCGCACTGCTGGAAGCGGTACTCGAGGCCGTGGGCGACCGGGCCCGCATCATCGCCGGTGCCGGCACCTACGACACCGCGCACAGCGTGCACCTGGCCAAGGCCAGCGCCGCCGCCGGCGCGCATGGGCTGCTGGTCGTCACCCCGTACTACTCGCGCCCGTCGCAGCGCGGCCTGATCGCGCACTTCACCGCGGTCGCCGACGCCACCGATCTTCCCGTCGTGCTCTACGACATCCCGCCGCGTTCGATCATCCCGATCGACTGGGACACCCTGCGGACCCTGGCGGCGCATCCGAACATCGTCGCGGTCAAGGACGCCAAGGGCGATCTGCACGGCGCCGGGCAGCTGATGGCCGAGACCGGCATCGCCTATTACTCCGGCGACGACGCGCTGAACCTGCCCTGGCTGGTGATGGGCGCGGTCGGTTTCATCAGCGTCTGGGGGCATGTGGCGGCGGGCCAGCTGCGAGAGATGCTGTCGGCGTTCCACTCCGGGGATATCGCCACGGCCCGCAAGATCAACACCACGCTGGGCCCGCTGAACTACGCACAGAACCGGCTCGGTGGAGTGACGATGTCCAAGGAAGGTCTCCGGTTGCTCGGTATCGACGCCGGAGAACCCCGGCTGCCCCAGGTCCCGGCGACCCCGTCCGAGATCGAAGAACTCGCGGCCGATATGCGGTCGGCCGGCGTGCTGTGA
- a CDS encoding GGDEF domain-containing protein gives MSGWDRRWWQQADQFHWFSVYLRDRGLDRQWRLATFAFTLLFAAVPVVMLMSPYGPGSGWARAVAIAAAGCGVGVGVVWLIGWPSRTQSLVFHAVCCLSIAAGTLSLSTPYGALMGCAMFAAVGGLLAYFHALVHVLANFAVAAISASVAAARLLAETGDAALVVASLLLVLGLNLGVPFGIHALVHSLHTELRSSDVDPLTGLPNRRSFYNSVHEMLLQRRAGHAELHVTMIDVDDFKKLNDTRGHAVGDEALVGIGAVLAEHSGADAAVGRLGGEEFVIADMSSAATHAVTAERIRLGIAALPVQITASLGTCGAVLGPAAVVEPEQFLDGLIRAADLAMYRSKRAGGNRIHRSDATATSP, from the coding sequence ATGTCGGGGTGGGACCGCCGATGGTGGCAGCAGGCCGACCAGTTCCATTGGTTCAGCGTCTACCTGCGTGACCGCGGTCTGGACCGGCAGTGGCGGCTGGCCACCTTCGCCTTCACGCTGCTGTTCGCCGCGGTGCCGGTGGTCATGTTGATGAGCCCCTACGGCCCCGGTAGCGGGTGGGCACGCGCAGTGGCGATCGCGGCGGCCGGGTGTGGCGTCGGCGTCGGCGTCGTCTGGCTCATCGGTTGGCCGTCACGAACGCAGTCGCTGGTCTTCCACGCGGTGTGTTGTCTGTCCATCGCCGCGGGCACCTTGTCGCTGTCCACGCCGTACGGCGCCCTGATGGGCTGCGCCATGTTCGCGGCCGTCGGCGGTCTGCTCGCCTACTTCCATGCCCTCGTGCACGTGCTGGCGAACTTCGCGGTCGCGGCCATCAGCGCGTCGGTCGCCGCCGCCCGGTTGCTCGCCGAGACCGGAGACGCCGCGCTGGTGGTGGCCTCGCTGTTGCTGGTGCTCGGACTGAATCTCGGGGTGCCCTTCGGTATCCACGCGCTCGTGCACTCACTGCACACGGAGTTGCGGTCCTCGGACGTCGATCCGCTCACCGGGTTGCCCAACCGCCGGTCCTTCTACAACTCGGTGCACGAGATGTTGCTGCAGCGCCGGGCGGGGCACGCGGAGTTGCACGTGACGATGATCGATGTCGACGATTTCAAGAAGCTCAACGACACCCGCGGGCACGCGGTCGGCGACGAGGCGCTCGTGGGGATCGGTGCTGTGCTCGCCGAGCACAGCGGTGCCGATGCGGCGGTGGGCCGTCTCGGCGGCGAGGAGTTCGTCATCGCCGACATGTCGAGCGCCGCGACGCACGCGGTGACGGCCGAACGCATCCGCCTGGGCATCGCCGCCCTACCGGTACAGATCACCGCCAGCCTGGGCACCTGCGGGGCGGTGCTCGGTCCGGCGGCCGTCGTCGAGCCGGAGCAGTTCCTCGACGGGCTCATCCGGGCCGCCGACCTGGCGATGTACCGGTCGAAACGGGCGGGCGGCAACCGGATACATCGCAGCGACGCGACCGCCACCTCACCGTGA
- a CDS encoding SDR family oxidoreductase gives MHEPHIALVTSASRGIGAEVAHQLAHPGTHVIVNYREKAGRAHAVADAIRDAGGHASAVAADISDESAAEAMLAGIRQRFGRLDTLVLNASGGLERDADPGYAMLLNRDAQRRLVTLALPLMPAGARVVFVTSHQAHFYPHKAVPMGYAPIAASMRAGETAMYGMRHEFHRRGIHFTVVSGDMIDGTNVLTRLQGPALEPRRSAPLPSTDEFAAAIAGAAQSQYHPGIVYVGGSEYLRTA, from the coding sequence ATGCACGAACCACACATCGCCCTGGTGACCAGCGCGTCCCGCGGAATCGGTGCGGAGGTCGCCCACCAGCTCGCCCATCCGGGTACCCACGTGATCGTCAACTACCGGGAGAAGGCCGGCCGGGCGCACGCCGTGGCCGACGCCATCCGCGACGCCGGTGGACATGCGTCGGCGGTGGCCGCCGACATCTCCGACGAGTCCGCCGCCGAGGCGATGCTCGCCGGCATCCGTCAGCGCTTCGGCCGACTGGACACCTTGGTGCTCAATGCGTCCGGGGGACTGGAACGTGACGCCGACCCCGGGTACGCGATGCTGCTCAACCGTGACGCCCAGCGCCGCCTCGTCACGTTGGCCTTGCCATTGATGCCCGCGGGTGCCCGCGTGGTGTTCGTCACCAGCCATCAGGCGCACTTCTACCCGCACAAGGCCGTGCCGATGGGGTACGCCCCGATCGCGGCGAGCATGCGGGCCGGCGAGACCGCGATGTACGGCATGCGCCATGAATTCCACCGCCGCGGAATCCACTTCACGGTGGTCTCCGGTGACATGATCGACGGCACCAACGTGTTGACCCGGCTGCAGGGCCCGGCGCTGGAGCCTCGGCGCAGCGCTCCGCTGCCGTCGACCGACGAGTTCGCCGCGGCCATCGCCGGGGCCGCCCAGTCGCAGTACCACCCCGGGATCGTCTACGTGGGGGGCTCGGAGTACCTGCGGACGGCGTAG
- a CDS encoding dienelactone hydrolase family protein has product MPINHDTITTADGTCRVTVATPDGDGPWPGVVMYPDAGGVRATFDQMAAQLAGYGYVVLVPDVYYREAGWTPFDMGSVFGDEDERKRLFGMIAKVTPEIMATDAAAFFDYLQARPDVRGDTFGTTGYCMGGRTSLIVAGRVPDRVAAAMSFHGGGLAADDPGSPHLLAEQITARVYVGGARDDASFTVADSLILEAALTAAGVDHTIEFYSAAHGFAVPDNLPYDEAAARQHWEAMAQVFGSTLR; this is encoded by the coding sequence ATGCCGATCAACCACGACACCATCACCACCGCCGACGGCACCTGCCGGGTCACCGTGGCGACTCCCGACGGGGATGGCCCGTGGCCCGGTGTGGTGATGTACCCCGACGCCGGCGGGGTCCGGGCGACCTTCGACCAGATGGCCGCTCAGCTCGCCGGGTACGGCTATGTGGTGCTGGTTCCCGACGTCTACTACCGCGAGGCCGGGTGGACCCCGTTCGATATGGGTTCGGTCTTCGGCGACGAGGACGAGCGCAAACGGCTGTTCGGGATGATCGCCAAGGTCACACCCGAGATCATGGCCACCGACGCGGCCGCCTTCTTCGACTATCTGCAGGCCCGTCCCGACGTGCGCGGTGACACCTTCGGCACCACCGGGTACTGCATGGGCGGACGGACCTCGCTCATCGTCGCGGGCCGGGTCCCCGACCGGGTGGCCGCGGCGATGTCGTTTCACGGCGGCGGGTTGGCCGCCGACGATCCGGGCAGTCCGCACCTGCTGGCCGAGCAGATCACGGCCCGGGTGTACGTGGGTGGCGCCCGCGACGATGCCTCGTTCACCGTGGCGGACTCGCTGATCCTGGAGGCGGCGCTGACCGCGGCCGGGGTCGATCACACCATCGAGTTCTACTCGGCCGCACACGGTTTCGCGGTGCCGGACAACCTGCCCTATGACGAGGCGGCGGCCCGCCAGCACTGGGAGGCGATGGCGCAGGTGTTCGGCAGCACGCTGAGGTGA
- a CDS encoding winged helix-turn-helix domain-containing protein: protein MPTLTAAQARRVAVAAQGFHQPKPGLLTRGHLKRLISRIQVLQLDSVSVAVRAHYAPVFSRLGPYDREVLDRAAWAHSDRAPRLLVEYWAHEAALMAVDDWPLLRWRMAEYEHGRWGTEIVRKNARLAEDIVAAVAELGPSTAGQIEAHLEAEPRGRKGPWWDRSDTKWVAEALWSSGVLTTATRVGFARHYDLTERVLPPEVLARRVSDEEAVRELILRAAGALGVGTEPDLRDYFRLSPKQSKPAVAALVADGELEVVDVAGWNAPAYLRAGQKVPRRDRGTALLCPFDPLVFFRPRMERLFDGFHYRIEIYTPAHKRQFGYYVWPFLLDGELVGRVDLKRADGVLQVLGAFTEEGRDRRRVAEAMAVELRSMAGWLGLGDVTVGDRGDLAPHLRAVLLS from the coding sequence GTGCCCACTCTGACCGCCGCGCAGGCCCGACGGGTCGCCGTAGCCGCCCAAGGTTTCCATCAGCCCAAACCGGGTCTGCTGACTCGCGGGCACCTGAAGCGGCTGATCTCCCGGATTCAGGTCCTGCAACTGGATTCGGTATCGGTGGCCGTGCGCGCCCATTACGCGCCGGTGTTCAGCCGGCTGGGCCCGTACGACCGTGAGGTCCTGGACCGGGCGGCGTGGGCGCACAGCGACCGGGCGCCCCGGCTGTTGGTGGAGTACTGGGCGCACGAGGCCGCGCTGATGGCCGTGGACGACTGGCCGCTGCTGCGGTGGCGGATGGCCGAGTACGAACACGGTCGCTGGGGGACCGAGATCGTCAGGAAGAACGCCCGCCTGGCCGAGGACATCGTGGCGGCGGTCGCCGAGCTGGGGCCGTCCACCGCCGGACAGATCGAAGCACATCTGGAGGCCGAACCCCGGGGGCGTAAGGGCCCATGGTGGGACCGCAGCGATACCAAGTGGGTGGCCGAGGCGCTGTGGTCCTCGGGTGTGCTGACCACCGCGACCCGGGTCGGTTTCGCCCGCCACTACGACCTCACCGAACGTGTGCTGCCGCCGGAGGTGCTGGCGCGCCGGGTCTCCGACGAGGAGGCGGTGCGCGAGTTGATCCTGCGGGCCGCCGGCGCGTTGGGGGTGGGCACCGAACCGGATCTGCGTGACTATTTCCGGCTCAGCCCCAAACAGAGCAAACCGGCGGTTGCGGCATTGGTGGCCGACGGCGAGCTGGAGGTTGTCGACGTCGCGGGCTGGAACGCCCCGGCCTACCTGCGTGCCGGGCAGAAGGTGCCGCGCCGTGACCGCGGCACCGCGCTGCTGTGCCCGTTCGATCCGCTGGTCTTCTTCCGGCCTCGCATGGAGCGCCTGTTCGACGGTTTCCACTACCGCATCGAGATCTACACCCCGGCGCACAAGCGTCAATTCGGTTACTACGTATGGCCGTTCCTGCTCGACGGTGAACTGGTGGGGCGGGTCGACCTCAAACGCGCCGACGGGGTGCTGCAGGTGCTGGGCGCGTTCACCGAGGAAGGCCGGGATCGTCGCCGGGTGGCCGAGGCGATGGCCGTGGAACTGCGGTCGATGGCGGGATGGCTGGGTCTCGGTGACGTGACGGTCGGTGATCGCGGTGATTTGGCCCCGCATCTGCGGGCGGTCCTGCTTAGTTGA